A region from the Nematostella vectensis chromosome 13, jaNemVect1.1, whole genome shotgun sequence genome encodes:
- the LOC5517995 gene encoding cyclic nucleotide-binding domain-containing protein 1, translating to MTELASRSGVFGGWSEKFSTSKRSQQHKLPKLIGNPALDYDCIKWLCSIDGLGERDRPSTSDAHDIFMQNYPKMFQRPPKLLSLQVPDKRKLDHRQAMSKEIVIPHDKGLYPHQCEGFEEHLCSHNISHHMSKLHKHAFVLTSAASVFNARVHSIRKILRKLPFERKSKENEALFKHLQFFPDLADQVPPHILKELCAVAQMDRWNEAGCTVFGNTGLHLVLRGSVVPQTTPCFSPVSSKQSREFRSPTPVFGDHELRRVPGLSVGDCFGTLDKIEGREANSRILSVLTLEPCEFLKISTNDYARIIQIISSREEEKKLSLAKTCKLFQSWPKLSLKKVAGLIRWRKFPPGQVLVNESERCEIIGFIKRGNCVLKRMITVAHTFPNGKKEKRTKPVVIGRLGPGDSFGETTVLKNRVMPCNVTTESIVEVGTISSLDVYDLDEVTKSLLTQSYFAMDSHMSEEEIQKEYIEQEKAEEWSKFKRKVVNEVLYFRAIQPGYSKWSRKPSQHEVKNF from the exons ATGACAGAGCTAGCAAGCCGGAGTGGTGTTTTTGGTGGCTGGAGTGAAAAATTCAGCACATCTAAAAGGAGTCAACAACATAAAC TCCCTAAACTTATCGGAAATCCGGCGCTGGATTATGACTGCATCAAATGGCTCTGTAGCATTGATGGCCTAGGGGAGAG GGATAGACCATCTACATCAGATGCCCATGACATCTTTATGCAAAACTACCCAAAAATGTTTCAAAGGCCCCCAAAACTACTTTCCCTGCAAGTTCCTGATAAAAG aaaaCTGGACCACCGTCAGGCCATGTCAAAGGAAATTGTTATACCTCATG ATAAAGGCTTGTACCCTCATCAGTGTGAAGGCTTTGAGGAACACTTGTGCAGCCACAACATCTCACATCACATGTCAAAGCTCCACAAGCATGCATTTGTCCTTACGTCAGCAGCAAGTGTGTTCAACGCAAGGGTTCACTCTATCAGGAAGATCCTCAGAAAACT TCCATTTGAGCGCAAGTCCAAGGAGAATGAGGCCCTTTTCAAGCATCTGCAATTCTTCCCCGACCTTGCTGATCAGGTTCCGCCTCATATTCTCAAGGAGCTCTGCGCAGTGGCCCAGATGGACAGATGGAATGAGGCTGGGTGCACAG taTTTGGAAATACTGGTCTTCATTTGGTTCTGAGAGGATCCGTCGTGCCTCAAACAACGCCGTGTTTTTCTCCGGTCAGCTCCAAACAAAGCCGAGAGTTCCGCTCACCGACGCCCGTGTTTGGAGACCACGAGCTACGGAGAGTCCCAGGG CTTTCTGTTGGAGATTGCTTCGGGACGTTAGACAAAATCGAAGGAAGAGAAGCGAATTCAAG aaTACTTTCCGTGTTAACACTGGAACCCTGCGAATTCCTGAAAATCTCAACTAATGATTACGCCAGAATCATTCAG ATCATCAGTTCTCGAGAAGAAGAGAAGAAACTCTCGCTCGCCAAGACCTGCAAATTGTTTCAAAGCTGGCCTAAGCTCTCTCTCAAAAAAGTCGCTGGTTTAATAAGATGGAGAAAATTCCCACCGGGACAAG TGTTAGTTAATGAGAGTGAACGGTGCGAGATTATCGGCTTCATCAAGCGAGGAAACTGCGTCCTCAAACGCATGATAACCGTGGCGCACACATTTCCAAACGGCAAAAAG gAAAAGCGCACCAAGCCTGTGGTAATTGGTCGGTTGGGGCCTGGGGACTCGTTTGGGGAGACGACAGTGTTGAAGAACCGAGTGATGCCTTGTAACGTGACCACAGAATCCATAGTGGAAGTGGGTACTATATCCAGTCTTGACGTCTACG ATCTTGACGAAGTAACCAAGTCTCTTCTGACGCAGTCCTACTTTGCGATGGACAGTCACATGTCTGAG GAAGAAATACAAAAAGAGTACATCGAGCAAGAGAAAGCTGAAGAGTGGAGTAAATTTAAG AGAAAGGTCGTTAACGAAGTTCTCTACTTCCGAGCCATTCAGCCTGGTTACAGCAAATGGTCCCGCAAGCCGTCACAGCATGAAGTCAAGAActtctga
- the LOC5518006 gene encoding probable sodium/metabolite cotransporter BASS4, chloroplastic → MLAYNKCSQRRLIKKPDSDNMDRHPPESNSWLSRTGASCLNLVMLRILRFLATYCLVIGLVVVLVTGVQWPAAGIFLEKLHVYHACVVVAYFIFGLHLKNCEFYIALQEYRAIIWALVCVLFVTPALGVQITKTIHFATLSNENMTTELSVIRANVSAIGPTEFAIGLQVFFCSPATFGTGVILAALAGGNLALGLVIMLITNIAGVFSSPPLLAWLTSLETTHEEAQAFAKLLGVFVLTVLLPMMIGKLVRLWPRLSESVDSNPTPSRYTVRLLLVILVWPIISRAQTDDNYEGIVRMNTMAILGFTTIMHVIFLLLNYLAGGIAGAELPVKKTLVIVCSHKALPFALTIIDYLPDSVGSRDLMTTSCTVAYLVVLVIDSVIVSKWATINADSEGDSTTEKDAGEYRKISMGD, encoded by the exons ATGCTTGCTTACAACAAATGTTCACAGAGAAGACTGATCAAGAAACCTGATTCGGACAACATGGACAGGCACCCCCCTGAATCCAACTCATGGCTATCACGGACAGGGGCGAGTTGCCTCAACCTTGTCATGCTACGCATTTTACGTTTCCTGGCTACCTATTGTCTGGTTATTGGCCTCGTAGTGGTGCTGGTCACCGGTGTGCAGTGGCCGGCCGCTGGAATATTCCTGGAGAAACTTCATGTGTACCACGCATGCGTAGTAGTGGCCTATTTCATCTTTGGGCTGCACTTGAAAAACTGTGAATTTTACATCGCGTTACAGGAGTACCGTGCGATCATCTGGGCGCTggtttgtgttttgtttgtgaCACCGGCTCTGGGAGTACAGATAACAAAAACGATCCACTTTGCTACTCTTTCTAATGAAAACATGACGACGGAACTGTCAGTGATCAGGGCGAACGTATCCGCCATTGGACCCACCGAGTTCGCGATTGGATTGCAAGTGTTCTTCTGTTCTCCTGCAACATTTGGTACTGGCGTCATACTG GCTGCACTGGCCGGAGGTAACCTGGCCTTGGGACTGGTAATTATGCTGATCACAAATATCGCGGGCGTATTCTCCTCTCCTCCTCTGCTTGCCTGGCTGACGTCACTGGAGACTACCCATGAGGAGGCACAGGCTTTCGCCAAACTTCTTGGTGTGTTCGTGCTTACTGTGCTGCTCCCGATGATG ATTGGGAAACTGGTCCGTCTGTGGCCTAGGCTATCGGAATCAGTCGATTCCAACCCGACACCATCCCGATACACCGTCCGCCTTCTGCTCGTTATCCTCGTATGGCCGATAATTAGCCGAGCACAAACCGACGACAACTACGAGGGTATCGTTCGCATGAACACTATGGCGATCCTTGGATTCACCACCATCATGCACGTGATCTTCCTACTGCTGAACTACCTAGCTGGTGGAATCGCGGGCGCAGAACTTCCTGTCAAGAAGACACTCGTGATCGTGTGTAGTCACAAGGCCCTCCCGTTCGCGCTTACGATAATCGATTATCTTCCGGACTCGGTAGGGTCTCGGGATCTGATGACGACTTCGTGTACTGTAGCATACCTGGTCGTGCTGGTAATTGATTCAGTGATTGTGTCAAAGTGGGCCACGATCAATGCAGACTCGGAGGGCGACTCGACGACGGAAAAGGATGCCGGGGAATATAGGAAAATATCAATGGGGGATTAG